In Cryptomeria japonica chromosome 1, Sugi_1.0, whole genome shotgun sequence, the sequence TTCGCTGGATTTTCGGGCTCTAAGTAAAGAAGTCGTTCTGCAGCATGTTCTGCTAGTTCAACATTGCAATAAACTCTGCATGCAGCTAGCAATGCTCCCCATACGGTAGCATCAGGTTCCATAGGCATTTTTTGAATAAAGTCAAGTGCCTCATCCAGATGGCCAGCCCGGGATAGAAGGTCTACCATGCACGCATAGTGCTCCATCCTGGGTGTTATGCCATAATCTTTAGTCATAGCATTGAAGTACTTCCAGCCTTGATCCATCAAACCTGTATGGCTGCAGGCAGATAGCACGGAAACAAAAGTGACATAGGTTGGCTGCATACCTATCCGATCCATTTCAACAAATAGGTCAAGCATCTCCATACCCATCCCATGCAATCCATATCCagtaatcattgcattccatgagaccacattctTGGGAGAGATTCTATCAAACACTTGTCGTGAAAGCTCTATGCTACCACATTTAgcatacatgtctatcagggcactTCCCACAAAAATgtcagattcaaatccattttttaTTGCATAACCATGAAGTTCTTTCCCGTTCTCCAGAGATGCTAAGTGCGCAGCCGCTGGAAGTACACTGGCAATGGTTACAGGATCGACTTTCAATTTTATTTTCCGAAAAAGATTCAAAGCTTCATTATCATACCTATTCTTGACATACCCAGCAACCATTGCAGTCCAAGAAACCACATTTCTGTAAGGCATTTTGTCGAACACTTTGCGTGCAATATGTATAGCGCAGCATTTCGCATACATACCTATCAGGGCATTTGCTACAAGAACATCAAACACAAAACCGCTTCTAATAGCATGAGCATGAATCTCCTTACCCTTTGGCAACAAGGAAATGTTTGTACATGCAGCTATAATAGAAAGGATGGTGAGAACGTCAAGCTTTGCCCCGGCAAGATGCATTTGGGAAAAGAGTTGAAAGGCTTGAGTAGCGTCTTTACTCTGAGCATATCCTGAAATCATTGATGTCCACGAGATAACATCTTTGTCAACCATTCTCTCAAACACATGGCGCGCTACATCCATTCTTTTGCATTTGGCATACAGAAATATAAGAGCATTTCCTACAGAAAGGTTCGACTCAAACCCAGCTTTGAGAACATATTTGTGGATTTGCTTACCCTGTTGAATTGCTTCTAACTGAGTACAAGCAGGTAGAATGCTCAAAATAGTGACCAAATTTGGCTTCACACCATCCAACACCATGCGACCAAAAATTCTCAATGACTCATTTGTATGCCTATTCTTGGCACATCCTGCTATCATTGCATTCCACGAAGCCACATTTTTTCGAGAAATTTTACCGAACACTTGGCGCGCAATATCAATCCTTCCACATTGTATATACATGTTTATAAGTGAGGAGGCCACATAATCATTTGTATCCAGTCCATCTCTACTAATGCAGTCATGAATCTGTTTTCCTCTTTGCAGATTGGACAAAGCAGTACAAGCATTGAGAAGTAACGGATAGGTGAAAGAATCAGACTCCACGCCTGCCCACTTCATTTGATCGTGTAGATCAAGTGCCTCCTGATATAGCCCATTCTTGCCGTACCCTTTAATCATTTCAGTATACAAGTAGGTATTCGGACTgggtattttgtcaaacaattggcGTGCATCTGACATGCTAGAACAGGACAAGTACATAGAAAGGAGTTTGGCATTTAAGCGTCGATCATGGCGGAGTGTGGCGGTGGGAATGGAGGCATGGAGTTGCTTGCCCATGGAGAGTGCATTCCTGAAGGCGCACTCCTCCGCCAGCTGGACATACACATTGGAGTGGAGTGGAATGCCTCTGTCCTGCATCCTATGCAGGATGCTCAATGCATCTTTTAATCGTCCTTCTCTGCAGAGTATACTGATATCTGCAGGAATTGCACAGCGCTTTTCTTTTCCTCTGCTTGATTTTCTCTCACCCTCAATAATACTGTTGTTATGGATAGTGAATATGCATTGGCACTGTAACGCCATACTCATAAAACTTGTCTCCCAGATTTCTAGATTTGTCTGGAATTTCTCAAATCGATGTTCAAGAGCTACCGACTAAATGAAAATCATATCAAAACTGTACAAGAGCCAAGAATTTTCAACCTATATGAAACAAACGAAACAATCAGCAGTGGAAACGGAATGGCATTTCATGTTGGAATGCATGGTTTATGAGGATATTCGTAATCGGTACAAACATAGTTTGAAGGTTGATAACATGCATCAGCTTTTTGAAGAAGATGGGATTAATCAGACAGCTAGCCTACTAGTTAAGATTAATAGCAGGAGTTTATGGAGAAATTAAAGTTAGATGACTTGGTCCCATAGACTGTTTAGTCTTGTGGACGTCATTAaaatccttcattcattcattcaaaggATAATCCCTCCgattatttcttttgttttctagatCTTTGCTGATCTTCCTTTTCTTATAGATTTTGATCAAGCGGGAGTAATAGATACTTATTTGTCAACTCCTCTTTAGATATTATGTTTCGCACTTCACATAATATGAATCACTTCTTTATTgaatttgcattttagcttttcACTTTATATCTACTTCTAAATAGTATTTTTATTTGTGAATGCATGTGCAATTAAGTAACATATTTTTATCAT encodes:
- the LOC131066179 gene encoding pentatricopeptide repeat-containing protein DOT4, chloroplastic, yielding MALQCQCIFTIHNNSIIEGERKSSRGKEKRCAIPADISILCREGRLKDALSILHRMQDRGIPLHSNVYVQLAEECAFRNALSMGKQLHASIPTATLRHDRRLNAKLLSMYLSCSSMSDARQLFDKIPSPNTYLYTEMIKGYGKNGLYQEALDLHDQMKWAGVESDSFTYPLLLNACTALSNLQRGKQIHDCISRDGLDTNDYVASSLINMYIQCGRIDIARQVFGKISRKNVASWNAMIAGCAKNRHTNESLRIFGRMVLDGVKPNLVTILSILPACTQLEAIQQGKQIHKYVLKAGFESNLSVGNALIFLYAKCKRMDVARHVFERMVDKDVISWTSMISGYAQSKDATQAFQLFSQMHLAGAKLDVLTILSIIAACTNISLLPKGKEIHAHAIRSGFVFDVLVANALIGMYAKCCAIHIARKVFDKMPYRNVVSWTAMVAGYVKNRYDNEALNLFRKIKLKVDPVTIASVLPAAAHLASLENGKELHGYAIKNGFESDIFVGSALIDMYAKCGSIELSRQVFDRISPKNVVSWNAMITGYGLHGMGMEMLDLFVEMDRIGMQPTYVTFVSVLSACSHTGLMDQGWKYFNAMTKDYGITPRMEHYACMVDLLSRAGHLDEALDFIQKMPMEPDATVWGALLAACRVYCNVELAEHAAERLLYLEPENPANRILLSNIYAASGRWEDVARVRAGMKDMRLKKTPGCSWISVKSRIHTFLVNDRSHPQSENIHETLEVLKWLMQDAGYDESLAQYTMDEE